Proteins found in one Mangifera indica cultivar Alphonso chromosome 15, CATAS_Mindica_2.1, whole genome shotgun sequence genomic segment:
- the LOC123197640 gene encoding cytochrome P450 704C1-like isoform X3, protein MIDLNQFSSFFIPLTVAALALISAIFILRFNVKRSSPKTKKYHPIATSPLNQVLNYHRLFDLLTDLSRQYKTYRLSSFSRNEIFTTDPAIVEYILKTNFPNYGKGLYAYNIFNDLLGDGIFAVDGDKWKHQRKLASYEFSTKILRDFSSGVFKGTAVKLARILSEISASNQSLDMQNLFMTATLDSVFKVILGIDLDGLSGTYEEGARFTAAFDTANGITSYRFVDFFWKIKRFLNIGSEAKLRRSIKGKKEDILSRFLELKETDPKYLRDIVLNFVIAGKDTTATTLSWFFYFLCKHPDIQEKIAKEILEATKVRSNSSIEELAAKVNEETLDKMHYLHAALSETLRLYPAVPVDGKICFSDDTLPDGFNVNKGDMITYLTYAMGRTKELWGNDVEEFRPERWLNENGHFQPRSPFIFTSFQAGPRICLGKDFAYRQMKIFSMILLGSYKFKLNDESKPVKYKTALTLHIEGGLHLRVFSRNYS, encoded by the exons ATGATAGACCTAAACCAGTTTTCCTCCTTCTTCATCCCTCTCACAGTGGCAGCTTTGGCACTAATATCCGCCATATTCATCCTCAGATTCAATGTCAAAAGATCTTCTCCGAAGACTAAAAAGTATCACCCAATCGCCACCTCTCCTCTGAACCAAGTTCTAAATTATCACAGACTCTTTGACTTACTGACTGACCTTTCACGTCAGTATAAAACTTACAGATTGTCATCTTTCTCCAGAAATGAGATTTTCACCACCGACCCTGCCATTGTTGAGTACATCCTCAAGACAAACTTTCCAAACTATGGCAAG GGTTTGTACgcatataacatttttaatgacTTACTCGGTGATGGGATCTTCGCGGTGGATGGAGACAAGTGGAAACATCAAAGGAAACTAGCGAGTTATGAATTCTCTACCAAGATACTGAGGGACTTCAGCAGTGGTGTCTTCAAAGGCACTGCTGTAAAGCTTGCTCGAATATTATCTGAAATTTCAGCATCAAACCAATCGTTGGACATGCAA AATCTCTTCATGACAGCTACCTTAGACTCAGTATTTAAAGTCATATTGGGTATTGACTTAGATGGTTTGTCTGGAACGTATGAAGAAGGCGCTCGATTCACTGCTGCTTTTGATACTGCAAATGGAATTACTTCATATCGATTTGTTGATTTCTTTTGGAAGATTAAGCGGTTCCTGAACATCGGATCAGAGGCTAAATTGAGAAGAAGTATCAAA GGGAAGAAAGAGGACATTCTATCAAGGTTTTTGGAACTGAAAGAAACCGATCCAAAATACTTACGGGACATTGTTCTCAATTTTGTAATTGCTGGCAAAGACACCACCGCCACCACTCTTTCTTGgtttttttactttctttgtAAGCACCCTGACATACAGGAAAAGATTGCCAAGGAAATATTAGAAGCAACCAAAGTGAGAAGTAATTCAAGCATTGAGGAACTGGCAGCCAAAGTAAATGAAGAAACCCTTGACAAGATGCACTATCTCCACGCTGCTTTGTCTGAGACACTCAGGCTCTATCCCGCAGTCCCTGtg GATGGGAAAATTTGTTTTTCGGACGACACGCTGCCGGATGGTTTCAATGTGAATAAAGGCGATATGATCACATATTTAACTTATGCGATGGGCAGGACAAAAGAATTATGGGGCAATGATGTAGAGGAATTTCGTCCAGAGAGATGGCTCAATGAAAATGGCCATTTCCAGCCGAGAAGCCCTTTCATTTTCACGTCTTTCCAG GCGGGTCCGAGAATCTGTCTAGGAAAGGATTTTGCTTACAGGCAGATGAAAATTTTCTCGATGATTCTACTTGGAAGCTACAAATTCAAGCTCAATGATGAAAGTAAACCAGTCAAGTACAAAACTGCACTCACTCTTCATATTGAAGGAGGACTCCATCTCCGAGTCTTCTCAAGAAACTACAGTTAA
- the LOC123197640 gene encoding cytochrome P450 704C1-like isoform X2 — protein sequence MIDLNQFSSFFIPLTVAALALISAIFILRFNVKRSSPKTKKYHPIATSPLNQVLNYHRLFDLLTDLSRQYKTYRLSSFSRNEIFTTDPAIVEYILKTNFPNYGKGLYAYNIFNDLLGDGIFAVDGDKWKHQRKLASYEFSTKILRDFSSGVFKGTAVKLARILSEISASNQSLDMQNLFMTATLDSVFKVILGIDLDGLSGTYEEGARFTAAFDTANGITSYRFVDFFWKIKRFLNIGSEAKLRRSIKVIDEFVYKLIKSKIEKLNNPHDDLQPGKKEDILSRFLELKETDPKYLRDIVLNFVIAGKDTTATTLSWFFYFLCKHPDIQEKIAKEILEATKVRSNSSIEELAAKVNEETLDKMHYLHAALSETLRLYPAVPVDGKICFSDDTLPDGFNVNKGDMITYLTYAMGRTKELWGNDVEEFRPERWLNENGHFQPRSPFIFTSFQAGPRICLGKDFAYRQMKIFSMILLGSYKFKLNDESKPVKYKTALTLHIEGGLHLRVFSRNYS from the exons ATGATAGACCTAAACCAGTTTTCCTCCTTCTTCATCCCTCTCACAGTGGCAGCTTTGGCACTAATATCCGCCATATTCATCCTCAGATTCAATGTCAAAAGATCTTCTCCGAAGACTAAAAAGTATCACCCAATCGCCACCTCTCCTCTGAACCAAGTTCTAAATTATCACAGACTCTTTGACTTACTGACTGACCTTTCACGTCAGTATAAAACTTACAGATTGTCATCTTTCTCCAGAAATGAGATTTTCACCACCGACCCTGCCATTGTTGAGTACATCCTCAAGACAAACTTTCCAAACTATGGCAAG GGTTTGTACgcatataacatttttaatgacTTACTCGGTGATGGGATCTTCGCGGTGGATGGAGACAAGTGGAAACATCAAAGGAAACTAGCGAGTTATGAATTCTCTACCAAGATACTGAGGGACTTCAGCAGTGGTGTCTTCAAAGGCACTGCTGTAAAGCTTGCTCGAATATTATCTGAAATTTCAGCATCAAACCAATCGTTGGACATGCAA AATCTCTTCATGACAGCTACCTTAGACTCAGTATTTAAAGTCATATTGGGTATTGACTTAGATGGTTTGTCTGGAACGTATGAAGAAGGCGCTCGATTCACTGCTGCTTTTGATACTGCAAATGGAATTACTTCATATCGATTTGTTGATTTCTTTTGGAAGATTAAGCGGTTCCTGAACATCGGATCAGAGGCTAAATTGAGAAGAAGTATCAAAGTAATTGAtgaatttgtatacaaattaatcaaaagcAAAATTGAGAAACTCAATAATCCGCATGATGATTTACAACCT GGGAAGAAAGAGGACATTCTATCAAGGTTTTTGGAACTGAAAGAAACCGATCCAAAATACTTACGGGACATTGTTCTCAATTTTGTAATTGCTGGCAAAGACACCACCGCCACCACTCTTTCTTGgtttttttactttctttgtAAGCACCCTGACATACAGGAAAAGATTGCCAAGGAAATATTAGAAGCAACCAAAGTGAGAAGTAATTCAAGCATTGAGGAACTGGCAGCCAAAGTAAATGAAGAAACCCTTGACAAGATGCACTATCTCCACGCTGCTTTGTCTGAGACACTCAGGCTCTATCCCGCAGTCCCTGtg GATGGGAAAATTTGTTTTTCGGACGACACGCTGCCGGATGGTTTCAATGTGAATAAAGGCGATATGATCACATATTTAACTTATGCGATGGGCAGGACAAAAGAATTATGGGGCAATGATGTAGAGGAATTTCGTCCAGAGAGATGGCTCAATGAAAATGGCCATTTCCAGCCGAGAAGCCCTTTCATTTTCACGTCTTTCCAG GCGGGTCCGAGAATCTGTCTAGGAAAGGATTTTGCTTACAGGCAGATGAAAATTTTCTCGATGATTCTACTTGGAAGCTACAAATTCAAGCTCAATGATGAAAGTAAACCAGTCAAGTACAAAACTGCACTCACTCTTCATATTGAAGGAGGACTCCATCTCCGAGTCTTCTCAAGAAACTACAGTTAA
- the LOC123197640 gene encoding cytochrome P450 704C1-like isoform X1, producing the protein MIDLNQFSSFFIPLTVAALALISAIFILRFNVKRSSPKTKKYHPIATSPLNQVLNYHRLFDLLTDLSRQYKTYRLSSFSRNEIFTTDPAIVEYILKTNFPNYGKGLYAYNIFNDLLGDGIFAVDGDKWKHQRKLASYEFSTKILRDFSSGVFKGTAVKLARILSEISASNQSLDMQNLFMTATLDSVFKVILGIDLDGLSGTYEEGARFTAAFDTANGITSYRFVDFFWKIKRFLNIGSEAKLRRSIKVIDEFVYKLIKSKIEKLNNPHDDLQPVTTPTLCILFDVLVTFVGFANNFILQGKKEDILSRFLELKETDPKYLRDIVLNFVIAGKDTTATTLSWFFYFLCKHPDIQEKIAKEILEATKVRSNSSIEELAAKVNEETLDKMHYLHAALSETLRLYPAVPVDGKICFSDDTLPDGFNVNKGDMITYLTYAMGRTKELWGNDVEEFRPERWLNENGHFQPRSPFIFTSFQAGPRICLGKDFAYRQMKIFSMILLGSYKFKLNDESKPVKYKTALTLHIEGGLHLRVFSRNYS; encoded by the exons ATGATAGACCTAAACCAGTTTTCCTCCTTCTTCATCCCTCTCACAGTGGCAGCTTTGGCACTAATATCCGCCATATTCATCCTCAGATTCAATGTCAAAAGATCTTCTCCGAAGACTAAAAAGTATCACCCAATCGCCACCTCTCCTCTGAACCAAGTTCTAAATTATCACAGACTCTTTGACTTACTGACTGACCTTTCACGTCAGTATAAAACTTACAGATTGTCATCTTTCTCCAGAAATGAGATTTTCACCACCGACCCTGCCATTGTTGAGTACATCCTCAAGACAAACTTTCCAAACTATGGCAAG GGTTTGTACgcatataacatttttaatgacTTACTCGGTGATGGGATCTTCGCGGTGGATGGAGACAAGTGGAAACATCAAAGGAAACTAGCGAGTTATGAATTCTCTACCAAGATACTGAGGGACTTCAGCAGTGGTGTCTTCAAAGGCACTGCTGTAAAGCTTGCTCGAATATTATCTGAAATTTCAGCATCAAACCAATCGTTGGACATGCAA AATCTCTTCATGACAGCTACCTTAGACTCAGTATTTAAAGTCATATTGGGTATTGACTTAGATGGTTTGTCTGGAACGTATGAAGAAGGCGCTCGATTCACTGCTGCTTTTGATACTGCAAATGGAATTACTTCATATCGATTTGTTGATTTCTTTTGGAAGATTAAGCGGTTCCTGAACATCGGATCAGAGGCTAAATTGAGAAGAAGTATCAAAGTAATTGAtgaatttgtatacaaattaatcaaaagcAAAATTGAGAAACTCAATAATCCGCATGATGATTTACAACCTGTAACAACTCCTACCCTCTGCATTTTATTTGACGTTTTAGTAACATTTGTAGGATTTGCTAACAATTTCATATTACAGGGGAAGAAAGAGGACATTCTATCAAGGTTTTTGGAACTGAAAGAAACCGATCCAAAATACTTACGGGACATTGTTCTCAATTTTGTAATTGCTGGCAAAGACACCACCGCCACCACTCTTTCTTGgtttttttactttctttgtAAGCACCCTGACATACAGGAAAAGATTGCCAAGGAAATATTAGAAGCAACCAAAGTGAGAAGTAATTCAAGCATTGAGGAACTGGCAGCCAAAGTAAATGAAGAAACCCTTGACAAGATGCACTATCTCCACGCTGCTTTGTCTGAGACACTCAGGCTCTATCCCGCAGTCCCTGtg GATGGGAAAATTTGTTTTTCGGACGACACGCTGCCGGATGGTTTCAATGTGAATAAAGGCGATATGATCACATATTTAACTTATGCGATGGGCAGGACAAAAGAATTATGGGGCAATGATGTAGAGGAATTTCGTCCAGAGAGATGGCTCAATGAAAATGGCCATTTCCAGCCGAGAAGCCCTTTCATTTTCACGTCTTTCCAG GCGGGTCCGAGAATCTGTCTAGGAAAGGATTTTGCTTACAGGCAGATGAAAATTTTCTCGATGATTCTACTTGGAAGCTACAAATTCAAGCTCAATGATGAAAGTAAACCAGTCAAGTACAAAACTGCACTCACTCTTCATATTGAAGGAGGACTCCATCTCCGAGTCTTCTCAAGAAACTACAGTTAA